The genomic segment caggtgtggtggcatgagcctgtagtctcagcatgaatcacttgaacctggaaggcagaggttgcagtagtgagccaagactgtactaactactgcactccagcttgggcaactgagagaggccctgtctcaaaaagaaaacaacaacaaaaaatataactaagtctaggctggacatggtggttcatgcctgtgatctcactcagcactgtgggagggtgaagtaggatttcttgaggccaaggagttcaagaccagcctgcgcaacacagatcttgtctccacaaaaaataaataaattagccaggcgtggtggtgtacatgTCTAGTACTAGCTACATGAGCCAAAGAGTATTATCACATGAGGATCACGTGAGCCAAAGAGtgtaaggttgcagtgagctatgatcatgctactgcactccagcctggctgacaaagcaagaccctgtctccaaaaagaactCAAAATATAACTAAGTCTGCAACAAAAGGTGATTTCCAAAGCCAAATGGGTTTAATAACAATAGCTAAAAGGAGtcaaaaaaaatttcattcttGGCCtcaatctcaaaacaataaaataaaataaaacttaagccTTGTTTGGCCATTGATTGCCATGCTGTAGGCAAGTTGGGATCTTCAGCTTCTATATTTGACAAAAATTCATAAAACTGACAATGATTATGTCACAAGAGTGAATAAAGTTTACCTTGACACTACTAGTTCAATAACATGATTAATCCAAATATTTTCTGCGATATACCTGCTGATGAATAACACAATGAATAACCATAGacaaaaaactattttcaaaagctTTGTAAATTTTGTCCAACTAGGCCTTTTCCTCCTCCACCTTTATTTCTGACCATCATCAGCTGCAACATATCTTAGCAGATTCAGGTTGTATAGGATCAGTGTTTTCACCTTCTTTGGAAAAATTCTTGTCTGTAGTTGAACCACGTAGACTATTCACAGAGGCTAATTCTTCATTCATTTCCAATTCATTATTGACTTCTCAAATAAACAACTGAGCAGTACTGTCTTTGTTTTATGCTGATTTAACAGAAcactacagactgggtaatttgtaaacaataaaagtttatttgctcacagttctagaggtcagAAAATCCTAGATCAAGGGTTCTGCATTtggtaagggccttcttgctgtgtcataacatggcagaaggcatatcacatggcaagagagtgCATGTGAGAAAGAGGGCCAAACTAGCTTGCATGATTtgtcaggctcaagtgatctgcaggcctcagcctcccagtgttgggattacttaTACCATCTACTGCCTTCATCTCCTGCCACTAACACTTTGCTCcaaccacactggcctccttcctGTTCCCATGACATGCCACTTAAATACCTCTGTACTTTTGCTGTTCCCTATGCCTCAAAACACTCTTCCTTTAAAGAGCTGTAGGGCTTATTCCCTCAACTGCTTCAGGGAGGCATTCCCTGACTGTATGTGCAGTTCAACCCCTGTTCCTACTCCTGACACTCCCAATATTcttccctgttttgttttttcccctgtAGCACTTAGCACCTTCAGgcttactatatattttatttattttcttactgtttctCCCTTATTAGATTGTCACAAaggcagatatttttaaaatacattttattcattgCTATATCCCTAGCTCTGAGAACTCTTTGGTATGTAGTTGGcgcccaacaaatatttattgagttaacGAATAAAATGTTATCCCTCTAATAACCCAAATTTAAAGGTCTAGGGTATTTTGATTTCTACTTTGCCTTTATATACCTCATTTAGTCAGTGACTACATCCACTAAATCTATTATATCAATCCTGCTTCTCACACACTCTAGTTTGGGTCTTCATTATCTTTCAAATAGTCTAAGGTAAAAGTATCATAACTGATAcccccaaattaaaaaatacCTATTAAGTACCTTCTATTTGCCAAGCAGCTTAGATAGTAGGAATACAAAGGTGAACATAACCTAAATCCTTTATGAATTACAacctcttttgactttttttttttttgagatggagttttgctccgtagcccaggctgaagtgcagtgttgcaatctcagctcactgcaacctccgcctcctgggtcccagttcaagcaattctcctacctcagactctcccgtagctgggattacaggcacgagccaccatgccaaactaatttttgtattttttagtagagatggggtttcaccatggtggcccgtctggtcttgaactcctgacctcgtgatctgcctgcctcagcctcccaaagtgctgggattaagcaccacacctggcccctgttTTGACTTTTACTGACATATCTTAAACACTTCAGACTGACTTCTTTACTGTTTACACGTACGACACAgtctacttaaaaacaaacataaactgCTAAAAAAACCATCCATTCCTTATGTAAAGATTGTTTCATAATGGCAATTAAGAGCTTCTACTATTAGCTTTCAACCTAATTTCTCATATTATTTCTTAATACTATATAGGACAACTGCCAAACAAATCTCTTATTTTCTGCCTATGTACTTTTGTTCAAGCTGGTCTATCAGCTTGATAGTTTTCGTTTCTTTATTTAACTGATGAAAGGTTGCCTAGCTTTCAAAAATGTAACTTAGATGCCATTTCTTCCTGGATACCACAGTCAAAAATGATAGCTTCCCTCTTCTAAAGTGAGCTAATACTCTGTACCAGTTGAGAGAATACAGCTTAACATTGAAGCAGACCTGGTTTTGTTTATAGTTCTGCCTTATTAAATATGTGACCCTGGATAAGCGagtctctgaatctcagttttatcacttgtaaaatgaggataatttcTATCTCTTTGGGTTGTTGAAATAATTGAGATACAACACACAAAATACCGTGCGCAGTGTCTCACATATTAAAAAAGGTTTCAAGAAACCTTACATCTCTCCCCAACTGTCGTATTTCTTATCACACTTTCTGCTTCATTACAATTAATGAAGTATTTGTGTCTTACACCACCTCCCTTCCAACACATTTTAGAAAGACAGGAATTATGCTCTATGAAGCTTTGTATCCTCTACAGCACCAAGTTCAGTAACTTGTAAACAGTAAGGTAATATGTACTGTTTAACTGAACAATAAACTAATCAGCAAACCTATTTTTGCTATATATTTCTCTGCCAGTTTTGAAGCTCTTAACTGAAAATATAACTGGACCAAAACagtaaatacaaatgaatataaagaaaactaatttAACAAATCTGTTCTTGAAATTTGAGATTGTTATATAGTATCTGAACGTGTTCCCTTACCTGTTAGTTCGTCACTGTGAGTTGACAACAATTTCCAAATGAGGTAAGGACCACCAAGAGTAACGGCAAAGAACAAGAATATTGGCCAAGATTTTGCTGAGTTAGCTGCTTGGTCCTCAGCACCAAGGTATGCCACAGTTCCTTCACTTTCTGCCCAGAGGTCCTCATTCTCAGAGCTTCTTCTTAAACCTAACATCCACTGTAACCGTCTGTAAAGATACCGTATAGTCCTAACTAATGCAAAAGCTGAAAACACTTTTGTAAAGTGTATTTTCAATCGGGAAAAGTGATTTGCTACATCCAATACAGCCCTGAAACTGTTATAGACAGCTGAAAAGGTAGCATCCATCATCATACTGACAGAGGCAAAAGCATGCACAATACTTTCAATGGACTGAAATGCACCCCTGCTGCTTTCTTCAGCTTGCTGAACAAATCTACTGGGTGGAAGATCATCTACACGGAGGCGGTTGTAGCCCAGCCCATTATATCCATAACTATAAGGGCTATAGCTTCCATAAAATGAATTTCCATAGGCACCATATCCAGAAGAAAATGAACTGTAAGCAGGTCTGAAGGTGTTCACACTGCTACTTCCTGTCTGCTGTGATGGCCTTGGAAGAACAGGTGGGGGCACTCTGGTAAGTGCTGGTTGTCCTGGTCTTGTCATTAAAGTAGGACCCAAATCAGCAGATCTAAAACCAAAGAAGATTCAAAACAGTTATTTAAGCGTACAATAAATTCAATTCAAAGTAACTATAAAACACCTCCTATATACCTAGTGCTGTGACAAATTCTACTGatctagagacagagtctcactctgttgcccaggctgtaacaCAGTagcacaatcaaagctcactgtagcctcaacctcctaggctcaagtgatcctcccacctcagcctccaaagcagctggcaCTAAAGGTGAATGCCATCaaacctggctactttttaaaattttttatagagatggggttttgtcatgttgcccaggctggtctcaaacttctgggctcaaacaatccacccaccttggtttcccaaagtgctgggattacaggagtgagccactgcacctagccatcattttaatgtttaaaatttatttaaagacagcgtttcaccatgttggtcgggccgGTCTCAAACCcgcaacctcgggtgatccgcccgccttggtcttcaaagcgcttggattacaggcgtgagccaccatgcccggcctaaagtTTAATAGTTTTCAGTATACTCACAGAAGTGTGTAACTATCACCATGTctaattcagaatattttcatcacctcaaaaaagAATCCCCATATTCATTAGCAGCTACTCCCCATTTCCTGCCCACCCCTTCCCCAATCTTTGGCAACcatcaatttattttctgtcactagatttgtctattctggacatttcatatatagTTAATGCTTGTTATTTAAGACAGTTATATTCTGTAAAGTTGCTGTGAACTCTGAACCAGCAAATACCAAGTCACTGCTCCTTTCATCAACCAATCAATACATATACTTacatgtgtttctgtttaaagtcACTTTATTCCAGGTATATTGTTAACTCATAACGAATTCATAGCCAACAacacaatagctcatgcctgaaTGAAATTATCTAACACCTGTACTCTCTGTAAGGCACACCACAGACTTTTTCTGTTTAGGAACACAAGAGAGCACTTCAGCACTATGCTTGGGCACCATTTTAGACAGCAAAATcaccattaaaaaatatgaaaaaatctgGCACTAAACAGACTTTCAAAAGGACAACTGTTTACAGCATAACAGCTGAAAAAGAAACCAGAGTGTTGCTTTTTTATCTCTCGGTTATGTCAGCTAAGGGACAACTCAGATTTTCCCCTGATCTATGTTTGTACTCAATGACTGTGAAAGTGCCAGGAATGTTGATTTTgagattacaaataaattttagtgagCAGACCAATTTGAAAATATAGAATCCACAAATAATGAGGATCTATGGCAAATGGACACATACAATGTGTGgtattttgtgactggcttctttcacttagcataatgtttccaaGGTTTATCCATTTTATAGCATGTTATCAGTACAGGCATCCTTTTGTATCTGTGGGGAAGTGGTTTCAAAACCTTTAAATACCAAAATCCATGAATGTTCAAGTCCCTAATATAAAActgcatagtatttgcatataacctatgcacatcctcctgtatacttaacatcatctctagattacttaatAGTATCTAATACAGTGTAAATGTTATGTAATTAGTTACACTGTagtgtttaggaaataatgacaaggaaaagtctttacatgttcagtacagataaaatttatttttcctgaattcttttttattttttaagagggtctcactctgttgcccaggctagagtgtcgTGGCATGattcatagctcactacagcctccaactccttacctcaagtgatcctcccaccttggcctcccaaaatgccaggagtacaggtgttagccaccacatcGGGcctattttctgaatatttttgatccacagttGGCTGAATCCACGGATGTGGAAGGCCAactctatttcattcattttaattgccaaattatatttgtattatttttattgccaaaatatatctatattatttataatatacatcGGTTGATGTATATTGGGGCTGCTTTTACTTCtcagctattacaaataatgctgcaatggccatttatatacaagtttttgtatggacatGTTTGCTGGCTTATACGGAAACTCTACATTTAGCCTTCTGAGGAACTGCCAGATTGTGTTCCAAAGCAtaatgtaccattttacattctcgccagtgtatgagggtttccaatttctccacatccttggcaACATCTGCTCTTATCTTTTTCCTTATAGctatcctagtgggtgtgaagtggtatctcactatggttttaatttgcatttcttgatgGCTAACAATGTTGAGCATatcttcatgtgcttattggtcattttatttttatattttttgagatggagttttgctccattgcctaggctggagtgcaatggtatgatctcagctcactgtaacctccgccacctgggttcaagtgattctcctgaaagccttctgagtagctgggattacaggcgtgtgccaacacacctggataatttttgtatttttagtagagatggggtttcatcatgttggccaggatggtcttgaactctcaaccttgcgatccacccacctcagccccgcaaagtgctgggattacaggtgtaagccaccgtgcctggcctattggtCATTTTACAatcttatttggagaaatatctatctagatactttgcccatttttaagctcaccctttttttttttagaaagagggtCTCCGggaaacatggctcactgcagccttgacctctggggctcaagtgatcctcctgcctcaacttcctatTTAGCTGGGACCACCACCCTCACCtaactttttggtagagatagggtccctctttgttgcccaggctggtctcgaagacctgggttcaaagcaatccttccacttctgcctctcaaagtgctaggattacaggcgtgagccactgcacttggcttagACTTTTTAtcactgctttttaaattattgtgcTATATGAGCCCAAatgtcttttaaaactttttggacAAAATTTCAGTTAAGGCTCACACAGTgcatttggttgttttgtttcctttctcttctaaacTAGAACAAtcccatttttttcaaatatcccTGTACTTCTGAAGAGTCAAACCCagtttttttctagaaatgtccTACCCccaggccaggtgaagtggctcatgcctgtaatcctagcactatgggaggccgaggcaggcggatcacctgaagttaggagtcgggagaccagcttggctaacatggtgaaaccttatctctactaaaaatataaaaattagccggacgtggtggcaggcgcctgtagtcccagctactcgtgaggctgaggcagcagaatcacttaaacttgggaagcagaggttgcagtgagccgagatcactctgctgcactccagcctaggcgtcagagagtgaaactccatcttaaaaaaaaaacaacaaaaaacaacctcCCACCACAGATTTGTGTTTCTCCAAAGTATTAAGGTACTCTTATCTGACTTCCTATTAAGATTGCATTTAACAGACTGATTAGAATCAGGTTCAATATTTTTTGGCAAGAATAATTCATAAGTGATGTTGTTTACTTCACACAGTATTACTTCAGGAGGTACATAATGGTATATTATTGCCTCCTTATTTGTGAAGCTAAGTTTGATTAGTTGGTTAAGGAGGTGACTCTTAGATCCCTTTGAAATTAGTATATAATCTATGGGATGACATTTTGGTACCACACAAATATTCTATTCCCCAGCAATTGTTCATTTGATAGTTTAGCATCCCTTCATCATCCTTGCCTGAAACAAATATTAGATGTGGAACTGCAAAATGGTAATGTTCTAATCTAGAATAAAGTTTTAATTTAGATTTGTATTATAATATTGTAAACAAGTTACTAgaactctactttttttttcttttactggatctaatgtttaaaaataaaacaaaacttaaaagagCCAGTGAACGGTCAGATAGTACAGTGCATTTAGGCTTTGATGAAGCAGTTCTGCTCCAAAGTCGAAACAAtaacagagaaaacagagagaaaaacaaacaggcaTTATCTAGATTTAACACAAGACAGACTTATGGAACAGAAACTAAACAGAAATGTAACATGTTAAGGAGGGCTGAAGCTACAGGCATACTCAATTCTGGTTCTGTAATCAGGCAGTGACAGCCAAGATGCAGTCTTCTATGAAGTAACAAAAACGAAAAGTGCTCCTTTAAAGTGGAACCAGTTccttgcttgaggctgggagtgagGATGTGCCACCTTGGCTCCTACAAAGAGATTATAAAATTTGCTGATGACAGTTGAGTATTTTGAGAAAGTTACAGAACTAAGAAAGTGAGAGGACTGTGGTAAGGCTTCCAGCCCAGGAAATGAAACAACTACTAACTGAGTTGATCTGTGATATCCTTAATCTAACTCACTGTTTTTGCAGTATTATCTtcgtttgctttttgttttgagacaggtctcattctgttacccaggccagagttcagtggtgcaatcacggctcactgcaacctcaaattcctaggctcaagtgatccctcttttttaaatttaatttaattttataatagttcattttattaaataatttataaagtcaGACCAGTGCATTGGCTTGTTAGGGGAAATCATTCCTTCCTATTGTCTTATAGCCTGGCAAATTATGTCAGGTGCCAGAACATTCCCTTTGATTCAATTTATTCGTGAGTGTGGAATGAAAGTAGATAGATCCTTGCATGTCAGGAAAGCTGTAACACATCTGGTTTAAGTGGAGCACAAGGGTAAGTCGTTCCACACACCACCAACCTCCCCACTTGACCCTCCCACCAGTTACTGTCTGTCTTTTCCATCAATCAACTCTGAGATGCCCTAAACCCAAACAGTTTCCATTCAACTGTACACAAAGGTATAGATATGGAAGACATCTCACTCCAACTCTCACCTTTGGAATTAAATAAACCTGGAACAAGGCAGGTGAACTATTGCTGAAACCAAGTGAAGATTTTTAAGAAGCTTTGACAGAAACATTAAGAATAACACCTgaaggcagggcacggtggctcacgcctataatcccagcacttcgggaggctgaggcgggtggatcacgaggtcaagagatcaagaccatcctggtcaacaaggtgaaaccccagctcttcaaaaaatacaaaacttagctgggcatggtggcgcagcctgtagtcccagctacttgggaggctgaggcaggagaattgcttgaacctaggaggcagaggttgcggtgagccgagatcgtgccactgcactccagtctgggtaacaacagcaaaactccgtctcaaaaaaaaagaataacacctGAATGTAAATGCAGAAAAAAGTGCTATTGGGGCAAAATAGTCTTAGCCAATCTTCTAAAAATGCCCATAAGGAAGGGTTAGGGAATTACCCTTCCGGCAGAAGTTCTAAGAACTCTGGATACAACAGGAACTTCAATGGATACAGTCTGGGGCTGCTGAGTCAGATGTCCCGAGGGCAGCCTGGCAAGCAGTCTGTCTTGCACATTGCAACTGACTGGCTTAACCTACGGCAAAGGTCCTTCAGCTCCATCACAGAGTACTCTCCAATGTGTTATAGTTGTCCTTAAAGCTCTTCAATTCAAGGAAGTGCTTGGCACGTTTACTCTTCTGACTGAAGGGGAGGTATGTCACTTGGATGGTTGTTGGGGAGACTTCGGGGGACTGAGTTAGGTCTTTGGCTGCTGACTGGTGTTGTCGCTGAGAGCTCCCAATTCGTGCTTTGACCCCCTGTCCCATAGAGGGCTGTTTCATAGCCATACAACAGGGTATCAATGAGGGCTTTGCGTACACCCTCGAAAGGGGTACTAGTGTTTCGCAGATCTAGCAGGTAGGAGCGGAAATTCTTGCCCATTAAGGAACAGGGATGCCTGCCTTCAGAATGAAATGGGATCTCAGAGGCACCAATGGCATGCAGAGCTTTCATCCTACAAAAATGGTTGTAGCAACCTCTATGTCTTCTGGTAAACTGCTTCCTTTTCTTGGACTTGTTGGTAACATGAATGGTGGAATTAGATGATTTGTGGGACTCTTGTAAGTCTAAAGTCATGTAAAGGTAACTCTTCTCATTGCTCTCTGCCTTACTGATTATCTCAACCCCATCCTTGGGGGCACTGTCCCCCACAGGGACATGAGGTCCCCTTTGAGATTTCATTGCAAAGTTCATGATTTGCctcttcacaaaaataaatagcagTACAAACACCTCGCGCAGATCAGGTTTACCCCGCTGTCCGGGCTGGTCAGCCCAGGCTCCGCCGAAGTGACGGCGCCTGGGTCCCCTGGAGCTCCCCGGCCATTTCCTTACGAGGGAACACCAAGCCAGACTCGGCCTGAAAACATGGCGGACGGGCAGCGGGGCTGGGAAAGGAGAACTACGCCTTCCAGcttccccccaccaccacacccggcacgTGACTCAGGCAGGCAATAGCCCAAGTGATccctcttacctcagcttcccaagagcggggactacaggcacgtgccaccattcctggcttccCCCCgcctcttttttttgtagagatggggttctcactaCATCTTgaaaggctggtctccaactactgggctcaagcaattctcctgcctggtcCGCCCAAAGAGctaagattgcaggtgtgagccacgatgcccaggcTAGcccactgttgttttttttttgtttgttttttgtttttttaaggcggagttttgctcttgttatccaagctggagtacaatggcgcgatctcgactcaccgcaacctccgcctcctgggttcaggcaattctcctgcctcagcctcccgagtagctgggattacaggcacaagccaccgtgcccagctaattttttgtattcttagtagagacggggtttgaccatgttgaccaggatggtctcgatctcttgacctcgtgatccacccaccttggcctccc from the Callithrix jacchus isolate 240 chromosome 14, calJac240_pri, whole genome shotgun sequence genome contains:
- the PEX13 gene encoding peroxisome biogenesis factor 13 isoform X1, whose translation is MASQPPPPPKPWETRRIPGTGPGPGPGPTFQSADLGPTLMTRPGQPALTRVPPPVLPRPSQQTGSSSVNTFRPAYSSFSSGYGAYGNSFYGSYSPYSYGYNGLGYNRLRVDDLPPSRFVQQAEESSRGAFQSIESIVHAFASVSMMMDATFSAVYNSFRAVLDVANHFSRLKIHFTKVFSAFALVRTIRYLYRRLQWMLGLRRSSENEDLWAESEGTVAYLGAEDQAANSAKSWPIFLFFAVTLGGPYLIWKLLSTHSDELTDSINWASGEDDHVVARAEYDFTAVSEEEISFRAGDMLNLALKEQQPKVRGWLLASLDGQTTGLIPANYVKILGKRRGRKTVESSKISKQQQSFNNSTLTKGATVADSLDEQESAFESVFVETNKVPVAPDSSGKGGEKQGL
- the PEX13 gene encoding peroxisome biogenesis factor 13 isoform X2, whose product is MTRPGQPALTRVPPPVLPRPSQQTGSSSVNTFRPAYSSFSSGYGAYGNSFYGSYSPYSYGYNGLGYNRLRVDDLPPSRFVQQAEESSRGAFQSIESIVHAFASVSMMMDATFSAVYNSFRAVLDVANHFSRLKIHFTKVFSAFALVRTIRYLYRRLQWMLGLRRSSENEDLWAESEGTVAYLGAEDQAANSAKSWPIFLFFAVTLGGPYLIWKLLSTHSDELTDSINWASGEDDHVVARAEYDFTAVSEEEISFRAGDMLNLALKEQQPKVRGWLLASLDGQTTGLIPANYVKILGKRRGRKTVESSKISKQQQSFNNSTLTKGATVADSLDEQESAFESVFVETNKVPVAPDSSGKGGEKQGL